One segment of Rhodopirellula baltica SH 1 DNA contains the following:
- a CDS encoding helix-turn-helix domain-containing protein: MANLSFHQRVAISVMQRHDKKQKDIAEAIEVSPSTVSHELARNHVTGKHYHPLHAERRANSPKKLSARNTSRIVNLNCANICLPPMFNELPF; the protein is encoded by the coding sequence ATGGCAAATCTTAGCTTTCACCAACGCGTAGCCATCTCTGTCATGCAACGACACGACAAGAAACAGAAAGACATTGCTGAAGCAATTGAGGTTTCTCCTTCCACGGTTTCTCATGAACTGGCAAGGAACCACGTCACCGGCAAGCACTATCATCCATTGCATGCCGAACGCCGAGCCAATTCTCCTAAGAAATTGAGCGCACGGAACACTTCACGTATCGTAAATCTCAATTGTGCGAATATCTGCTTACCCCCTATGTTCAATGAACTGCCCTTCTAG
- a CDS encoding arylsulfatase, whose amino-acid sequence MRVRVPQLACVIAAIIAIPGVAVAQSSPDSSPALDRTRLPIAEPIVKPITELDVRNTQPPPRFQVTAPQGAPNVVIVLIDDLGFGATSTFGGPIPTPTLDRLAKSGLRYNNFHTTALCSPTRVALKCGRNHHTANAGSIMETATAYPGNTGAIPNCVAPLAEMLRLNGYSTGAFGKWHETAAWETSVSGPFDRWPTHQGFDKFYGFIGGETDQWSPLIFDGVIRIDPPLKEGYHFTEDMTDQAINWIKAQQSLTPDKPFFTYFATGATHAPHHVPKEWIEKFHGQFDAGWDNVRQESYERQKQSGIIPESTQLPPRPEDIKAWDSLSDNERKLFARQAETFAGFVGHTDHHIGRLIDAIESIGEMDNTLIFFIAGDNGTSAEGGMVGMFNEMTYFNGVQEKVEDLIPLMDKWGSPETFPHMAAGWAVAFDSPFTWTKQVASDFGGTRNGMVVHWPEGIRESGGMRKQFGHVIDIAPTVLEATSLPEPEVVNGTPQTPIEGTSLLYTFNEPDALEQHTTQYFEIFGNRAIYRDGWFARTIHRAPWETGKQKPLTQDVWDLYNVREDFSLAVNLASERPEKLKELKALFMTEAAKYNVLPIDDRVLERINPATAGRPDLMGDRTTLRLYEGMNGMMENTFINVKNRSITITAEIEIPDGGASGALLVQGGRYGGWSLHLRDGKPAYEYNWLGLERFVVESPKAVSAGKSTVTLDFKYDGGGMGKGGAATLSVDGDQVAEGRIDKTQGFIFSADETADVGLDNQTPVALGIGYGPKETKFTGKIHEIVVEVK is encoded by the coding sequence ATGAGAGTTCGTGTCCCGCAGCTCGCTTGTGTCATTGCCGCGATCATTGCGATTCCCGGCGTCGCAGTCGCTCAGTCCTCCCCGGATTCATCGCCAGCCCTGGATCGAACAAGGTTGCCGATCGCCGAGCCGATCGTGAAGCCGATCACGGAACTGGATGTTCGAAACACTCAGCCACCGCCTCGTTTTCAAGTGACTGCGCCGCAGGGGGCTCCCAACGTCGTCATCGTGCTAATCGACGACCTGGGCTTTGGTGCAACTTCGACTTTCGGTGGACCAATCCCCACGCCAACGCTCGATCGCCTTGCCAAGAGCGGCCTGAGATACAACAACTTCCACACCACCGCACTCTGCTCGCCCACCCGTGTCGCTCTGAAATGTGGTCGGAACCATCACACGGCCAATGCTGGCTCGATCATGGAAACGGCCACTGCCTATCCGGGAAACACCGGTGCGATTCCCAACTGCGTCGCACCGCTGGCGGAGATGCTGCGTCTAAACGGATACAGCACCGGCGCGTTCGGCAAGTGGCACGAAACCGCCGCTTGGGAAACCAGCGTTTCCGGTCCTTTTGATCGCTGGCCCACTCATCAAGGCTTTGACAAATTCTATGGCTTCATCGGCGGTGAGACCGACCAGTGGTCACCGTTGATCTTTGATGGCGTGATCCGCATCGATCCTCCACTGAAGGAAGGCTACCACTTCACCGAAGACATGACCGACCAAGCCATCAATTGGATCAAAGCACAGCAATCACTCACGCCGGACAAGCCGTTCTTCACCTATTTCGCGACCGGTGCGACCCATGCTCCGCACCACGTGCCGAAAGAATGGATCGAAAAATTCCACGGTCAATTCGATGCGGGATGGGACAACGTTCGCCAAGAAAGCTACGAGCGTCAAAAGCAATCGGGAATTATTCCTGAGTCGACCCAGCTTCCGCCACGTCCGGAGGACATCAAAGCGTGGGATTCACTCTCCGACAACGAACGAAAACTGTTCGCAAGGCAAGCCGAAACGTTCGCGGGCTTTGTGGGCCACACCGACCACCACATCGGTCGACTGATCGACGCGATCGAATCGATTGGCGAAATGGACAACACACTCATCTTCTTCATCGCTGGCGACAACGGCACAAGCGCTGAAGGCGGCATGGTTGGCATGTTCAACGAGATGACTTACTTCAACGGCGTGCAAGAGAAGGTCGAAGACTTGATCCCGTTGATGGACAAATGGGGCAGCCCGGAAACGTTCCCGCACATGGCCGCAGGCTGGGCGGTTGCGTTTGATTCACCATTCACCTGGACCAAGCAAGTTGCTTCGGACTTCGGTGGAACTCGCAACGGTATGGTGGTGCACTGGCCAGAGGGAATCAGAGAGAGTGGCGGAATGCGAAAGCAGTTCGGCCATGTCATTGACATCGCCCCCACTGTGCTTGAAGCGACATCGTTGCCTGAACCCGAAGTCGTCAACGGCACGCCTCAGACGCCGATCGAAGGGACAAGCCTGCTTTACACCTTCAACGAACCCGACGCTCTCGAACAACACACGACTCAGTACTTTGAGATTTTCGGAAACCGAGCGATCTATCGAGACGGTTGGTTTGCTCGAACGATCCACCGAGCACCTTGGGAAACCGGCAAACAAAAGCCGCTCACGCAAGACGTCTGGGATCTCTACAACGTGCGGGAAGACTTCAGCCTTGCGGTCAATTTGGCGAGCGAACGCCCAGAAAAGTTGAAGGAGCTGAAGGCATTGTTCATGACCGAGGCGGCCAAATACAACGTGTTGCCAATCGACGACCGCGTCCTCGAACGAATCAACCCCGCAACTGCCGGTCGCCCGGACTTGATGGGAGATCGCACGACGTTGAGGTTGTACGAAGGCATGAACGGGATGATGGAGAACACATTCATCAACGTAAAGAACCGCTCCATAACAATCACTGCGGAAATCGAAATTCCGGATGGCGGCGCATCCGGAGCCCTGCTAGTTCAAGGCGGTCGCTACGGCGGTTGGTCACTGCACCTTCGTGACGGAAAACCAGCGTACGAATACAACTGGTTGGGGCTGGAACGTTTCGTCGTCGAGAGCCCGAAGGCAGTATCCGCGGGCAAATCCACTGTCACGCTCGACTTCAAATACGACGGAGGCGGCATGGGCAAGGGCGGTGCTGCCACTCTTTCCGTGGATGGCGATCAGGTCGCTGAAGGTCGCATCGACAAAACGCAAGGCTTCATTTTCTCCGCAGATGAAACCGCTGACGTGGGTCTCGACAATCAAACTCCCGTCGCACTCGGCATTGGTTACGGCCCCAAGGAAACCAAATTCACCGGCAAGATTCACGAGATCGTGGTGGAAGTGAAGTAG
- a CDS encoding GNAT family N-acetyltransferase, producing MIVAETERLTLRHASPDDAIAMRSVFCDPEVMQHGDGLQTDDWIRLWITRMNCNYNERGYGLWIITQSFDTLAIGYCGLTWFPNINGRPEVEVGYRLARAYWGRGYATEAAMSVRNLAFSHHDLDRLIAVIEPDNSRSIRVAEKLGMKYDGEVLLDGYDHSDSVYACQRE from the coding sequence ATGATCGTTGCCGAAACAGAGCGATTGACGCTTCGCCACGCGTCGCCCGATGATGCAATTGCAATGCGATCGGTATTTTGCGACCCAGAGGTAATGCAACATGGTGACGGATTGCAAACGGATGATTGGATTCGATTGTGGATCACTCGGATGAACTGCAATTACAACGAACGCGGATATGGACTCTGGATTATCACACAATCGTTCGACACGCTGGCGATTGGTTACTGCGGGCTAACTTGGTTCCCGAACATCAATGGTCGCCCAGAAGTAGAAGTGGGATACCGTCTGGCCCGCGCATACTGGGGCAGGGGCTATGCCACGGAAGCCGCGATGTCGGTCCGTAATCTGGCGTTTTCACACCATGACTTGGATCGCCTGATCGCGGTCATTGAGCCAGACAATTCGCGGTCGATTCGTGTCGCAGAGAAACTGGGAATGAAATACGATGGTGAAGTATTACTCGACGGCTATGATCACAGCGATTCCGTTTACGCCTGTCAACGAGAATGA
- a CDS encoding DUF1559 domain-containing protein: MSSKSHQQGGFTLVEILVSITIIAILIAILIPAVQHVRESARRITCADRMKQVGLAMHNYHSSFNQLPSVMGGTTASAVDGPSPTLTCNRNYLGGLVALLPMLEQQALWDQIVAGGPLEEDTLGNMVTPSMGPAPWIGQFKPWATDVAFLRCPSDPASSDLSSPAYGESGTSRSNYAFCMGDTILLVHSGGRNEAGFYDTDGIEPSDLSTSALAGVKTRTRKNRNDIAQLARSTNRGLFWARHRTSFRDCTDGLSNTIAMSEIATHLGNNEIIDTAIFDQGTQMLTQPNFCEQAIDPNRPTHWGAGFSEGNQSFDAEKKGTRWCDGRLLYTAFQTILPPGSVTCFSLRDASHGLSSATSRHVEGVSTLFADGSVRYITTSIDAGNSAAAPVLGAQPSPYGIWGALGTRGSGEIVQNY, translated from the coding sequence ATGTCTTCCAAGTCGCATCAACAAGGTGGCTTCACTCTGGTCGAGATTCTCGTTTCGATCACGATCATTGCCATCTTGATCGCAATTCTGATCCCTGCGGTCCAGCACGTTCGTGAGAGTGCTCGACGAATCACTTGTGCCGACCGCATGAAGCAGGTCGGCTTGGCGATGCACAACTATCATTCGTCATTCAATCAACTCCCATCCGTCATGGGCGGCACTACCGCGTCTGCCGTGGATGGCCCATCACCTACACTGACCTGCAACCGCAACTACCTAGGTGGTCTCGTTGCGTTGTTGCCCATGCTAGAGCAACAAGCATTGTGGGACCAGATCGTGGCGGGCGGGCCTTTGGAGGAGGACACGCTCGGCAATATGGTCACTCCTTCAATGGGGCCGGCGCCATGGATCGGACAATTCAAACCTTGGGCAACGGATGTTGCCTTTCTACGCTGTCCGAGCGATCCCGCTTCGAGCGATCTGTCTTCGCCTGCCTATGGTGAGTCGGGAACGTCACGCAGCAACTACGCGTTTTGCATGGGTGACACGATTCTGCTTGTTCATTCAGGAGGACGTAACGAAGCGGGCTTTTATGACACCGACGGAATCGAACCGAGCGATCTTTCAACATCCGCCTTAGCTGGCGTCAAAACCCGAACACGTAAAAACCGCAACGACATCGCTCAACTGGCGAGATCGACTAACCGTGGGTTGTTTTGGGCCCGTCATCGCACTTCCTTTCGTGACTGCACGGACGGTTTGAGCAATACGATCGCGATGTCGGAGATCGCAACTCATTTGGGTAACAATGAAATCATTGACACGGCCATCTTTGATCAAGGAACGCAAATGCTGACCCAACCGAACTTCTGCGAGCAGGCGATTGATCCCAATCGCCCGACGCACTGGGGGGCTGGGTTTTCAGAGGGAAATCAATCGTTCGACGCGGAAAAAAAGGGAACCCGATGGTGTGATGGTCGCTTGCTGTACACCGCCTTTCAAACGATTCTTCCTCCTGGCAGTGTCACCTGCTTCTCGCTGCGCGATGCATCTCACGGATTATCCTCTGCGACGAGCCGGCATGTCGAAGGCGTTTCAACGTTGTTCGCGGATGGATCAGTTCGCTACATCACAACCAGCATCGACGCAGGCAATTCGGCGGCAGCACCCGTCTTGGGCGCTCAACCATCCCCGTATGGAATCTGGGGAGCACTTGGTACTCGCGGCAGTGGCGAGATAGTCCAGAACTATTGA
- the fdhA gene encoding formaldehyde dehydrogenase, glutathione-independent — protein sequence MSDNKGVVYLGAGKVDVQSIDDPKLELSYRGKTRQCHHGVILKVISTNICGSDQHMVRGRTTAPAGMVLGHEITGEVIEVGRDVEFIKKGDICSVPFNIACGRCRCCKEGDTGVCENVNPDRPGAAYGYVDMGGWIGGQSRYVMVPYADWNLLAFPDRDQALAKIRDLTMLSDIFPTGYHGAYTAGVTTGSTVYVAGAGPVGLACAHAAQLLGAAVVIVGDMVEERLAQARSFGCETVDLKTDASLPDMIEQILGSREVDCAVDCVGFEARGHGGDSGVEKPATVLNQVMEVTRVGGGVGIPGLYVTDDPGGVDEAARTGNLSLRIGLGWAKSLHFTTGQCPVMKYNRGLMMAILHDRCQIAKAVNATVISLDDAPQGYADFDQGAAKKFVLDPHGVLAAST from the coding sequence ATGTCAGACAACAAAGGTGTTGTGTATCTGGGTGCCGGAAAGGTCGATGTTCAATCGATCGACGATCCCAAACTGGAACTCAGCTACCGAGGCAAAACTCGGCAGTGCCACCACGGAGTGATCTTGAAGGTCATCTCCACAAACATTTGCGGATCCGACCAACACATGGTTCGCGGACGCACAACCGCCCCGGCCGGCATGGTGCTCGGGCACGAGATCACGGGCGAAGTCATTGAGGTCGGCCGTGACGTTGAATTCATCAAGAAGGGTGACATCTGCAGCGTCCCGTTCAACATCGCTTGCGGTCGATGCCGTTGCTGCAAAGAAGGCGACACCGGAGTTTGTGAAAACGTGAACCCTGATCGCCCCGGCGCAGCGTATGGCTACGTCGACATGGGCGGCTGGATCGGCGGCCAATCACGATACGTCATGGTTCCCTATGCGGATTGGAATTTGCTGGCGTTTCCCGACCGTGATCAAGCTCTCGCGAAAATTCGCGACTTGACCATGTTGTCGGACATTTTCCCGACCGGTTACCACGGTGCATACACCGCGGGGGTGACCACCGGCAGCACCGTGTATGTCGCAGGAGCCGGCCCGGTGGGTCTTGCTTGTGCTCACGCGGCCCAGTTGCTTGGAGCAGCGGTTGTGATCGTTGGAGACATGGTGGAAGAACGACTCGCACAGGCACGCTCGTTTGGTTGCGAAACGGTTGACCTCAAAACCGATGCCTCGCTGCCTGACATGATCGAACAGATCCTGGGTTCCCGAGAAGTCGATTGTGCCGTCGACTGCGTTGGATTCGAAGCCCGCGGCCACGGTGGTGATTCAGGCGTCGAAAAACCCGCCACGGTGCTCAACCAAGTCATGGAAGTCACCCGGGTCGGAGGCGGCGTTGGGATCCCTGGTCTGTATGTGACGGACGATCCAGGCGGGGTCGACGAAGCCGCCCGAACCGGCAACCTATCGCTCCGAATCGGTTTGGGTTGGGCCAAGTCCCTGCACTTCACCACCGGCCAGTGCCCCGTGATGAAGTACAATCGAGGCCTGATGATGGCGATTTTGCATGACCGATGCCAGATCGCCAAAGCGGTCAATGCAACGGTGATTTCGTTGGACGATGCCCCTCAAGGCTACGCCGATTTCGACCAAGGCGCCGCGAAAAAATTCGTGCTCGACCCACACGGCGTCCTGGCTGCTTCCACTTAA
- a CDS encoding DUF1572 domain-containing protein: MSESTPWLNAMRDTVVSYRRMIDGSVAQLTDAELHMRPENGANSVAIILRHLGGNLRSRWTDFLTTDGEKPDRNRDAEFVDWTGDRQSLIEHFDRGWSALVSAIDSIDAENIGQTIFVRGEAHTVAQALTRSLTHVTYHVGQIVLVARLVHEGEWRWLTIAPGLSSFHNHRTWGTKASRSVFADADDGK, from the coding sequence ATGAGCGAATCAACACCGTGGCTTAATGCGATGCGAGATACGGTAGTGTCGTATCGACGCATGATTGACGGCAGTGTTGCGCAACTCACTGACGCAGAACTTCACATGCGGCCTGAGAACGGTGCAAATTCTGTCGCGATCATCCTACGTCACCTCGGCGGCAATCTTCGAAGTCGCTGGACTGACTTCCTGACGACGGACGGCGAAAAACCTGACCGGAACCGTGATGCCGAATTCGTTGATTGGACTGGAGATCGGCAGTCGCTGATCGAGCACTTCGATCGTGGATGGTCGGCGTTAGTCTCAGCGATTGACTCGATTGATGCCGAGAACATTGGTCAGACGATCTTTGTCAGAGGCGAAGCACATACTGTCGCACAGGCACTCACTCGATCGCTCACACACGTGACGTATCACGTGGGACAGATTGTTTTGGTCGCGCGATTGGTTCACGAGGGAGAATGGCGTTGGCTAACAATTGCGCCCGGATTGTCTTCATTTCACAATCACCGCACTTGGGGCACCAAAGCAAGTCGTAGCGTGTTTGCTGATGCCGATGACGGCAAATAG
- a CDS encoding rhomboid family intramembrane serine protease, protein MTERRPEPEIVFRSPSHRECMDARLVLESVGISNEMIQKSGDWCLVVPDDQVNAAFAELQSYRNDRLAETEQTLPPKAAVFGGAIAGVVYYAIFIVSVAVLADTSAYGIDWKSVGQMNAGDVLGGQWWRTITALTLHADAGHLLSNLVFGGVFGVLAGRLLGGGLAWLAIVMAGALGNLMNALIRDAAHTSIGASTAVFAALGILVAHAMHPRYKTSTKALVRWSPLIGGVLLLSFMGLEGERTDVLAHVTGFLAGTLFGWIGCRLPEAWLANGSFQIVAGLITGAIVIGAWLLGAA, encoded by the coding sequence ATGACCGAGAGACGGCCGGAACCCGAAATCGTTTTTCGTTCGCCTTCGCACCGCGAGTGCATGGACGCTCGCTTGGTGCTGGAATCGGTGGGGATCTCAAACGAGATGATTCAAAAATCGGGGGACTGGTGCTTGGTCGTCCCTGACGATCAAGTCAACGCCGCCTTTGCTGAGTTGCAGTCGTATCGCAACGACCGTCTTGCTGAAACCGAACAGACGCTGCCACCGAAGGCGGCTGTGTTCGGCGGCGCGATTGCGGGGGTGGTTTACTACGCCATCTTCATTGTCTCGGTTGCCGTTCTGGCGGATACCTCCGCATACGGGATCGACTGGAAATCGGTTGGCCAGATGAACGCGGGGGATGTGTTGGGTGGTCAGTGGTGGCGAACGATCACGGCGCTGACTTTGCACGCGGATGCTGGTCACCTACTTTCGAATTTGGTTTTTGGTGGTGTCTTCGGTGTGCTGGCGGGGCGTTTGTTGGGCGGCGGATTGGCGTGGTTGGCAATCGTCATGGCCGGTGCACTGGGAAACTTGATGAACGCCTTGATCCGAGATGCGGCGCACACTTCGATCGGTGCGTCGACTGCGGTCTTCGCGGCATTGGGAATTTTGGTCGCGCACGCCATGCACCCACGTTACAAAACATCGACGAAGGCCTTGGTTCGATGGAGTCCGTTGATCGGCGGCGTCCTGTTGTTGTCGTTCATGGGGTTGGAAGGTGAACGGACCGATGTCTTGGCGCACGTCACCGGTTTCCTCGCCGGGACTTTGTTTGGCTGGATCGGGTGCCGTTTGCCAGAAGCGTGGCTTGCCAACGGTTCGTTTCAAATCGTCGCTGGATTGATCACGGGCGCCATTGTGATTGGAGCATGGCTGCTCGGCGCCGCGTGA